In a single window of the Ancylobacter polymorphus genome:
- a CDS encoding histidine phosphatase family protein, which translates to MTRRIFLVRHGETDWNLAGRLQGSHDIPLNDLGREQAAETARVVERLSGGARHLDFVASPLSRAAQTMAILRAELGLPPDAFRRDPRLREITFGRWEGSTWPELRRRDPVSLAARDADPWNFSPPGGESYAELSTRVLEAVAELTGDAVVVTHGGVVRAMLHAFAGMPPSQAVELPVRQGAVYLIENGAFELAVA; encoded by the coding sequence ATGACCCGACGCATCTTTCTCGTTCGGCACGGCGAGACCGACTGGAATCTCGCCGGCCGCCTTCAAGGCTCGCATGACATCCCGCTGAACGATCTTGGCCGCGAGCAGGCGGCGGAGACGGCGCGGGTGGTGGAACGTCTCAGCGGCGGCGCGCGTCATCTCGACTTCGTCGCGAGCCCGCTCAGCCGTGCCGCGCAGACCATGGCGATCCTGCGCGCCGAGCTTGGCCTGCCGCCGGATGCCTTCCGCCGCGATCCCCGGCTGCGCGAAATCACCTTCGGCCGCTGGGAAGGCTCCACCTGGCCGGAACTGCGCCGGCGCGACCCGGTGAGCCTCGCCGCCCGCGATGCCGACCCGTGGAACTTCTCTCCCCCCGGTGGCGAGAGCTATGCCGAGCTTTCGACGCGGGTGCTGGAAGCGGTCGCCGAACTCACCGGCGATGCGGTGGTGGTGACCCATGGCGGCGTCGTGCGCGCCATGCTGCACGCCTTCGCCGGCATGCCGCCGAGCCAGGCGGTGGAGCTTCCGGTGCGCCAGGGGGCCGTCTATCTCATTGAAAACGGCGCGTTCGAACTCGCCGTCGCCTGA
- a CDS encoding extracellular solute-binding protein yields MSGLLSAPLSRRALMALAAGTVALPWLGRRAVAQPAPGAPSAAPAAALGPERHGLSIFGDLKYPADFAHFDYVDPASPKGGTFSQIGPTIAFNQSFQTFNTLNGYILKGDAAQGVELLFDTLMTRAYDEPDALYGLVAQSVSVSEDGTLYRFRLRPQARFHDGSKLTAEDVAFSLTLLKEKGHPVIAQNLRDLVSAQAEGEEVAVLRFAPTRARDVPLFAASLPIFSKAYYSARPFDASTLDVPLGSGPYRVGPFEVGRYIEYRRDPAYWGNGLPVNIGVNNFDVLRYEYFRDREVGFEAFKARAYLFRQEFTARSWATGYNFPALNEGKVKREILPDRTPSGAQGWFLNLRRPKFADPRVREALSYAFDFEWTNKNLMFDAYKRTTSFFENSDLEAEGPAGPDELALIERIAGRLTPEDIAVLKAPPWSPPVSDGSGQDRALLRKATQLLREAGWVIKDGRLVDPQGNGLSIEFLDDENGLERHTAPFIKNLKLLGIEAHFRLVDSPQYQRRLNDFDFDTTVRRFSVSTVPGESLRNYFGSAAASIPGSNNLSGIADPVVDLLIEEVIAAPTRDQLRTACRVLDRRLRAGRYWVPQWYSAEFRIAFWDEFGWPSAPRPTYARAIPDIWSPRTRSAG; encoded by the coding sequence ATGAGCGGGCTGCTGTCGGCCCCGCTCTCCCGCCGTGCTCTGATGGCGCTGGCGGCCGGTACCGTAGCCTTGCCCTGGCTCGGCCGCCGCGCCGTGGCGCAGCCGGCGCCCGGCGCGCCCAGTGCCGCACCGGCCGCGGCTCTCGGGCCGGAGCGCCACGGCCTCTCCATTTTCGGCGATCTGAAATACCCCGCCGATTTCGCCCATTTCGACTATGTCGATCCGGCGTCTCCGAAGGGCGGCACCTTCTCGCAAATCGGCCCCACCATCGCCTTCAACCAGTCGTTCCAGACCTTCAACACGCTGAACGGCTACATCCTCAAGGGCGATGCCGCGCAGGGCGTCGAACTGCTCTTCGACACGCTGATGACGCGCGCCTATGACGAGCCGGACGCGCTGTACGGGCTGGTGGCGCAGAGTGTCTCCGTGTCGGAGGACGGTACGCTCTACCGCTTCCGCCTGCGCCCGCAGGCGCGCTTCCATGACGGCTCGAAGCTCACCGCCGAGGATGTCGCCTTCTCGCTCACCCTGTTGAAGGAAAAGGGCCATCCCGTCATCGCGCAGAATCTGCGTGATCTCGTGAGCGCGCAGGCGGAGGGCGAGGAGGTCGCCGTGCTGCGCTTCGCGCCGACGCGGGCGCGCGACGTGCCGCTGTTCGCGGCCTCGCTGCCGATCTTCTCCAAGGCCTATTACAGCGCCCGTCCCTTCGACGCGAGCACGCTGGACGTGCCGCTCGGTTCCGGCCCTTATCGCGTGGGTCCGTTCGAGGTCGGCCGTTACATCGAATATCGCCGCGACCCCGCCTATTGGGGCAACGGGCTGCCGGTGAATATCGGTGTGAACAATTTCGACGTACTGCGCTACGAGTATTTCCGCGACCGCGAGGTCGGCTTCGAGGCGTTCAAGGCGCGGGCCTATCTGTTCCGGCAGGAATTCACCGCCCGAAGCTGGGCCACGGGCTATAATTTCCCGGCGCTGAACGAGGGCAAGGTGAAGCGCGAGATCCTGCCCGATCGCACGCCCTCCGGGGCGCAGGGCTGGTTTCTCAATCTGCGCCGGCCGAAATTCGCCGATCCGCGCGTGCGCGAGGCGCTATCCTACGCCTTCGATTTCGAGTGGACCAACAAGAACCTGATGTTCGATGCCTATAAGCGCACGACATCCTTTTTCGAGAATTCCGACCTCGAAGCGGAAGGCCCGGCCGGGCCGGACGAACTCGCGCTGATCGAGCGTATCGCCGGCCGGCTCACCCCGGAAGACATCGCCGTGCTCAAGGCGCCCCCCTGGAGCCCGCCGGTCTCCGATGGCTCCGGCCAGGACCGCGCTTTGCTGCGCAAGGCTACGCAGCTGCTGCGCGAGGCGGGATGGGTCATCAAGGATGGCCGCCTCGTCGACCCACAGGGAAACGGGCTTTCCATCGAGTTCCTCGACGACGAGAACGGGCTGGAACGCCACACCGCGCCCTTCATCAAAAACCTCAAGCTGCTCGGTATCGAGGCACATTTCCGCCTGGTCGACTCGCCGCAATATCAGCGCCGGCTCAACGATTTCGACTTCGACACCACGGTGCGGCGCTTCTCCGTCTCCACCGTACCGGGCGAATCGCTGCGCAATTATTTCGGCTCGGCGGCGGCCTCCATTCCGGGCTCCAACAACCTCTCCGGCATCGCCGATCCGGTGGTTGATCTTTTGATCGAGGAGGTGATCGCGGCGCCGACGCGCGACCAGCTGCGCACCGCCTGCCGCGTGCTCGACCGTCGCCTGCGGGCCGGGCGCTACTGGGTGCCGCAATGGTACTCGGCCGAGTTCCGCATCGCCTTCTGGGACGAGTTCGGCTGGCCGAGCGCGCCGCGCCCCACCTATGCCCGCGCCATACCGGACATCTGGTCGCCGCGCACGCGCTCGGCGGGGTGA
- a CDS encoding microcin C ABC transporter permease YejB produces the protein MLAYIVRRIALMVPTVIGIMLISFVVVQFAPGGPVERMIAELTGQGSSATARISGSGGDFGGMPQSAPGGDPVSSKYRGAQGLDPAFIKELERQFGFDKPAHERFFKMMWDYARFDFGRSYFRDVSVIDLVIEKMPVSISLGLWMMLISYGISIPLGIAKAVRDGSRFDMWTSAVIVVGYAIPGFLFAILLVILFAGGSFFSWFPLRGLTSDNWEQLSLTGKILDYFWHLVLPITAMVLGAFATTALLTKNSFLDEIRKQYVVTARMKGLSERRVLYGHVFRNAMLIVIAGFPGAFVGAFFTGSLLIETIFSLDGLGLLGFESVLNRDYPVVFANLYIFSLVGLVVNLISDLTYTWVDPRIDFDTRDV, from the coding sequence ATGCTCGCCTATATCGTCCGACGCATCGCGCTGATGGTGCCGACCGTGATCGGCATCATGCTGATTTCCTTCGTGGTGGTGCAGTTCGCGCCTGGCGGGCCGGTTGAGCGGATGATTGCCGAGCTGACCGGGCAGGGGAGTTCGGCCACCGCCCGCATCTCCGGTAGCGGCGGCGATTTCGGCGGCATGCCGCAGAGCGCGCCGGGGGGCGATCCCGTCTCCTCGAAATATCGCGGCGCGCAGGGGCTGGACCCCGCCTTCATCAAGGAACTGGAGCGGCAATTCGGCTTCGACAAGCCGGCGCATGAGCGCTTCTTCAAGATGATGTGGGACTATGCCCGCTTCGATTTCGGCCGCTCCTACTTCCGCGATGTCTCGGTGATCGACCTCGTTATCGAGAAAATGCCGGTGTCGATCTCGCTCGGCCTGTGGATGATGCTGATCAGCTACGGCATTTCCATCCCGCTCGGCATTGCCAAGGCTGTGCGCGACGGCTCGCGCTTCGACATGTGGACCTCGGCGGTCATCGTGGTCGGCTATGCGATACCGGGCTTCCTGTTCGCCATCCTGCTGGTCATCCTGTTCGCCGGTGGCTCGTTCTTCTCGTGGTTCCCTTTGCGCGGCCTCACGTCCGACAATTGGGAGCAGCTTTCGCTGACCGGAAAGATCCTCGATTATTTCTGGCACCTGGTGCTGCCCATCACCGCCATGGTGCTCGGGGCCTTCGCCACCACCGCCTTGCTGACCAAGAATTCGTTCCTCGACGAGATCAGGAAGCAATATGTCGTCACCGCGCGGATGAAGGGGCTTTCCGAGCGGCGCGTGCTTTACGGCCACGTGTTCCGTAATGCCATGCTGATCGTCATCGCCGGCTTTCCCGGCGCCTTCGTCGGCGCCTTCTTCACCGGCTCGCTGCTGATCGAGACCATCTTCTCGCTCGACGGGCTCGGCCTGCTCGGCTTCGAGAGCGTGCTCAACCGCGACTATCCCGTGGTGTTCGCCAATCTCTACATCTTCTCGCTGGTGGGGCTGGTGGTGAACCTCATTTCCGACCTCACCTATACCTGGGTCGATCCGCGCATCGACTTCGATACGCGGGACGTCTGA
- a CDS encoding NUDIX domain-containing protein — MSGKAGAGHLADRSIALDLTEPESVGTGFRPYHRFIATFAGAGGAPLRQRRDILRVGPVVGVLAYDPGAACFVLIRQFRLGAELATGKGELVEIAAGLIDPGEEAEVAARRECMEEIGVAPRALLPMARFLPSPGVTDEHATIYLGLVDSAAVPDIAGEPGETELTLPFLVPVDEALAVLSAPAPAPVANGFVLIALQWFALNRARVDAFVAANG; from the coding sequence ATGAGTGGGAAAGCCGGCGCCGGTCACCTCGCGGATCGCTCTATCGCCCTCGACCTGACCGAGCCGGAAAGTGTCGGAACCGGCTTCCGCCCCTATCACCGTTTCATCGCCACCTTTGCCGGGGCAGGCGGGGCACCGTTGCGCCAGCGCAGGGACATTCTGCGCGTCGGGCCGGTGGTGGGCGTGCTGGCCTATGATCCCGGCGCGGCGTGTTTCGTGCTGATCCGCCAGTTCCGTCTGGGGGCGGAGCTGGCGACCGGGAAGGGGGAATTGGTGGAGATCGCCGCCGGCCTCATCGATCCCGGCGAGGAGGCCGAGGTGGCGGCTCGGCGCGAATGCATGGAAGAGATCGGTGTCGCCCCGCGCGCCCTGTTGCCGATGGCCCGCTTCCTTCCCAGCCCCGGCGTGACGGACGAGCACGCCACGATCTATCTGGGGCTGGTCGATTCCGCTGCCGTGCCCGACATCGCCGGCGAGCCGGGCGAGACCGAGCTGACCCTGCCGTTCCTGGTGCCGGTGGACGAGGCGCTGGCGGTGCTTTCAGCGCCGGCTCCCGCGCCCGTCGCCAATGGCTTCGTGTTGATCGCCCTGCAATGGTTCGCGCTGAACCGGGCGCGGGTGGACGCCTTCGTCGCGGCGAACGGCTAA
- a CDS encoding leucyl aminopeptidase family protein: protein MGAQLIRADEARTPRPIWCVTPQNWREVASGLPAPALAFGETTGFKAEAGSLLVLPAADGAIAGVLFGCDGAPRDPLSFGKLATALPAGDYVIAHAPVDPRLAALGFLLGGYRFTRYGKRAGADVRLVVPEGTDEAYLRRTAEAVTLTRDLVNTPANDLGPAEIEAAVRTLASRFGGQVKVTTGDDLLAANFPLVHAVGRASPRAPRLIDLSWGDPSAPKVTLVGKGVAFDTGGLDIKPSSGMLLMKKDMGGAANAIGLAQMIMARGLKLRLRLIVAAVENAIDGSAFRPGDVFPSRKGLTVEIGNTDAEGRLILADALSLADEEAPELLIDFATLTGAARVALGPQLPPAYTDDEPLAADLARHGAAEADPSWRMPLWQPYASMLDSKIADLNNAPGSGFAGSITAALFLQRFVSRAGAWLHLDIFAWNPTSRPGRPEGGEAQTIRALDALLAERYG from the coding sequence ATGGGCGCCCAGTTGATCCGTGCCGACGAGGCGCGCACTCCCCGTCCGATCTGGTGCGTCACGCCGCAGAACTGGCGCGAGGTGGCAAGCGGCCTGCCGGCACCGGCGCTCGCCTTTGGCGAGACCACGGGCTTCAAGGCCGAGGCCGGATCGCTGCTGGTGCTGCCGGCGGCCGATGGCGCCATCGCCGGCGTCCTGTTCGGCTGCGACGGCGCCCCGCGCGACCCGCTGAGCTTCGGCAAGCTCGCCACCGCCCTGCCGGCCGGCGACTATGTCATCGCCCATGCCCCCGTCGATCCCCGGCTCGCTGCGCTCGGTTTTCTGCTCGGCGGCTATCGCTTCACCCGCTACGGCAAGCGGGCGGGCGCCGATGTGCGGCTCGTGGTGCCCGAGGGGACCGACGAGGCCTATCTGCGCCGCACCGCCGAGGCGGTGACGCTGACCCGCGACCTCGTCAACACCCCCGCCAACGACCTCGGCCCCGCCGAAATCGAGGCGGCGGTGCGCACCCTCGCCTCGCGCTTTGGCGGACAGGTGAAGGTGACCACCGGCGACGATCTGCTGGCCGCCAATTTCCCGCTGGTCCATGCCGTCGGCCGTGCCTCTCCGCGCGCGCCCCGCCTCATCGACCTGTCATGGGGCGACCCAAGCGCGCCCAAGGTGACGCTGGTCGGCAAGGGCGTCGCCTTCGACACGGGCGGGCTCGATATCAAGCCGTCCAGCGGCATGCTGCTGATGAAGAAGGATATGGGCGGTGCCGCCAATGCCATCGGCCTCGCACAGATGATCATGGCGCGCGGGCTCAAGCTGCGGCTGCGGCTCATCGTGGCAGCGGTGGAAAACGCCATTGACGGTTCCGCCTTCCGCCCCGGTGACGTGTTCCCCTCGCGAAAGGGCCTCACCGTCGAGATCGGCAACACCGATGCCGAAGGCCGGCTGATCCTTGCCGACGCGCTCAGCCTCGCCGACGAGGAAGCACCGGAATTGCTGATCGACTTCGCCACACTCACCGGCGCCGCCCGCGTCGCGCTGGGGCCGCAACTGCCGCCGGCCTATACCGATGATGAGCCGCTGGCCGCCGACCTCGCCCGCCATGGCGCGGCGGAGGCCGACCCGTCCTGGCGGATGCCGCTGTGGCAGCCCTATGCCTCGATGCTCGACAGCAAGATCGCCGATCTGAACAACGCCCCCGGCAGCGGCTTCGCCGGCTCCATCACCGCCGCGCTGTTCCTGCAGCGCTTCGTCTCCCGCGCCGGGGCGTGGCTGCATCTCGACATCTTCGCCTGGAACCCCACCTCCCGCCCCGGCCGACCGGAAGGCGGCGAGGCGCAGACCATCCGTGCCCTCGACGCGTTGCTGGCCGAGCGCTACGGCTGA
- a CDS encoding MarR family transcriptional regulator → MAVELRPSQALRLLHELSLAQVRDDAPDLSQRQLAILLSVYLEAPPHTVRGLAARLGVTKPVITRALDTMGQLRLVSRRRDEADRRNVIIQRTVEGALYLERLGDLVVATARALPR, encoded by the coding sequence ATGGCGGTCGAGCTGCGTCCATCGCAGGCGTTGCGTCTCCTGCACGAGCTTTCCCTCGCGCAGGTGCGCGACGACGCGCCCGATCTCAGCCAGCGCCAGTTGGCCATCCTCCTCAGCGTCTATCTGGAAGCCCCGCCGCATACGGTACGCGGGCTGGCCGCCCGGCTGGGCGTCACCAAGCCCGTCATCACCCGCGCGCTCGACACGATGGGGCAGCTTCGGCTTGTCTCCCGCCGGCGCGACGAGGCGGATCGACGCAATGTCATCATCCAGCGCACGGTGGAAGGCGCGCTCTACCTGGAGCGGCTCGGCGATCTTGTTGTCGCCACCGCCCGTGCCCTGCCACGCTGA
- a CDS encoding ABC transporter ATP-binding protein: MTDIPLLSVRDLSVAFAQGGRSTLAVDRVSFDVRRGETVALVGESGSGKSVTALSILKLLHYPAASHPSGEVLFQGENLLAMEEREIRRVRGNDITMVFQEPMSSLNPLHTVEQQIAEILFLHRGMRGPAARARVIELLTEVGIPEPETRLGSYPHQLSGGQRQRVMIAMALANEPKLLIADEPTTALDVTVQAQILKLLKELQRRLGMAMLFITHDLGIVRKIADRVCVMNHGKIVEEGLVGELFAHPRHPYTQALIAAQPRGNPASPHPEAPVVLETTGLKVWFPIKAGVMRRTVGHIKAVDGISVEIRRGETLGVVGESGSGKTTLGLALLRLISSEGPIVFMGDPIDRLGFKQMRAHRQAMQVVFQDPFGSLSPRMSVADIIGEGLRVHHPRLSADERDARVVAALTDVGLDPEARHRYPHEFSGGQRQRIAIARAVVLEPSFIVLDEPTSALDMIVQAQIVDLLRDLQQRRGLTYLFISHDLRVVAALASRVMVMKGGVVVEEGPAADLFAQPKTAYTRALFAAAFDMETAPL; encoded by the coding sequence ATGACTGACATCCCCCTGCTCTCCGTCCGCGATCTCTCCGTCGCCTTTGCCCAGGGCGGGCGGTCGACGCTGGCGGTGGATCGCGTCTCCTTCGATGTCCGCCGCGGCGAGACGGTGGCGCTGGTGGGCGAGAGCGGGTCGGGCAAGTCGGTCACCGCGCTTTCCATTCTCAAGCTGCTGCACTATCCCGCCGCCAGCCACCCTTCCGGCGAGGTTCTTTTCCAGGGCGAGAATTTGCTCGCCATGGAGGAGCGCGAGATCCGCCGGGTGCGCGGCAACGACATCACCATGGTGTTCCAGGAACCCATGAGTTCGCTGAACCCGCTGCATACGGTGGAACAGCAGATCGCCGAAATCCTGTTCCTGCATCGCGGCATGCGCGGACCGGCGGCGCGGGCGCGGGTGATCGAACTGCTCACCGAGGTCGGCATTCCCGAACCCGAGACCCGGCTTGGCTCCTATCCGCACCAGCTTTCCGGCGGCCAGCGCCAGCGTGTGATGATCGCCATGGCGCTCGCCAATGAGCCGAAACTGCTCATCGCCGATGAGCCCACCACCGCGCTCGACGTGACCGTGCAGGCGCAAATCCTCAAGCTCTTAAAGGAGCTGCAGCGCCGGCTCGGCATGGCCATGCTGTTCATCACCCATGATCTCGGCATCGTGCGCAAGATCGCCGACCGGGTCTGCGTGATGAACCATGGCAAGATCGTCGAAGAAGGTCTTGTGGGCGAACTCTTCGCCCATCCCCGCCATCCCTATACGCAGGCGCTGATCGCCGCCCAGCCACGCGGCAACCCCGCCTCGCCGCATCCCGAGGCGCCGGTGGTGCTGGAAACCACGGGCCTGAAGGTCTGGTTTCCGATCAAGGCCGGGGTGATGCGCCGCACGGTCGGCCACATCAAGGCGGTGGATGGCATCTCGGTGGAAATCCGGCGCGGCGAGACGCTGGGCGTGGTGGGCGAGAGCGGCTCGGGCAAGACCACACTCGGCCTGGCGCTTCTGCGGCTGATCTCCAGCGAGGGGCCGATCGTGTTCATGGGCGATCCCATCGACCGGCTCGGTTTCAAGCAGATGCGCGCCCACCGACAGGCGATGCAGGTGGTGTTCCAGGATCCGTTCGGCTCGCTCAGCCCGCGCATGTCGGTGGCCGACATCATCGGCGAGGGGCTGCGCGTGCATCACCCGAGGCTGTCTGCCGACGAGCGCGATGCCCGCGTCGTCGCCGCGCTCACCGATGTGGGCCTGGATCCCGAGGCGCGCCACCGCTATCCCCACGAGTTCTCCGGCGGTCAGCGCCAGCGCATCGCCATTGCCCGCGCCGTCGTGTTGGAGCCCTCCTTCATCGTGCTGGACGAGCCGACCAGCGCGCTCGACATGATCGTGCAGGCGCAGATCGTCGATCTGCTGCGCGATCTGCAGCAGAGGCGCGGCCTGACCTATCTGTTCATCAGCCATGATCTGCGCGTCGTCGCGGCTCTGGCCTCGCGGGTCATGGTGATGAAGGGTGGCGTGGTGGTGGAGGAGGGGCCGGCGGCCGACCTCTTTGCCCAGCCGAAGACCGCTTACACCCGCGCTCTGTTCGCCGCGGCCTTCGACATGGAGACGGCGCCGCTATGA
- a CDS encoding type II toxin-antitoxin system VapC family toxin, whose translation MRLYWDANAFITLVENGGPVSERLGELLERAFDEEITIVTSELTLAELLVRPLREDNADRVYVYRDLLEAVGTIEALSISRDVLLATAQIRADHRSVRLPDAIHIATAEIARCSHFLSGDLRLPVRPAFNKVDLDIALLDQLLAQLDD comes from the coding sequence GTGAGGCTTTATTGGGACGCGAATGCTTTCATCACCTTGGTCGAAAACGGCGGCCCCGTATCGGAACGGTTGGGAGAGCTTCTTGAACGAGCCTTCGATGAGGAAATAACTATCGTCACCAGTGAGCTGACGTTGGCTGAACTGCTCGTGCGACCACTTCGCGAAGACAATGCCGATCGCGTCTATGTCTACCGCGATTTGCTTGAGGCAGTGGGCACTATAGAAGCACTGTCCATCAGTCGCGACGTTCTTCTCGCGACAGCGCAAATTCGGGCCGACCATCGCTCGGTCAGGCTGCCCGACGCCATCCACATCGCCACAGCCGAAATCGCTCGCTGTTCGCATTTCCTCAGCGGCGATCTCCGATTGCCGGTTCGCCCGGCCTTTAACAAGGTCGATCTCGACATAGCTCTGCTCGATCAACTGCTGGCGCAACTCGATGACTGA
- a CDS encoding ABC transporter permease, translated as MDANAAVPTNPAASAAPRRPWLSPLNQRRLANFKRNRRGWWSFWIFAVLFILSLGAEFIANDKPFLVEYDGGYYFPGLVAYPETTFGGDFETEADYRDPYLQNLIREKGGWMLWPPIRYSYSTHNLDLPTPAPSPPTWMLTEAQCAPVVEKLGRTGGCDALEWNWLGTDDQGRDVLARLIYGFRLSVLFGLILTLISSVVGVAAGAVQGYFGGWTDLIFQRFIEIWTAIPALYLLLIISSILAPGFWVLLGILLLFSWVALVGLVRAEFLRARNFEYVQAARALGVSNAVLMWRHMLPNAMVATLTMLPFIVSSSVMTLTALDFLGFGLPPGSPSLGELLAQGKANVQAPWLGLTGFFTLAIMLSLLIFIGEAVRDAFDPRKTFQ; from the coding sequence ATGGACGCCAACGCCGCCGTGCCGACCAACCCCGCCGCCTCCGCCGCGCCGCGCCGCCCGTGGCTCTCGCCGCTGAACCAGCGCCGCCTCGCCAATTTCAAGCGTAACCGGCGCGGCTGGTGGAGCTTCTGGATTTTTGCGGTGCTGTTCATCCTCAGCCTCGGGGCGGAGTTCATCGCCAACGACAAGCCGTTCCTGGTGGAATATGACGGCGGCTATTATTTCCCCGGCCTCGTCGCCTACCCTGAGACCACCTTCGGCGGCGATTTCGAGACCGAGGCGGACTACCGCGACCCCTATTTGCAGAATCTGATCCGCGAGAAGGGCGGCTGGATGCTGTGGCCGCCGATCCGCTACTCCTATTCCACCCATAATCTCGACCTGCCGACACCGGCCCCTTCGCCCCCGACCTGGATGCTGACCGAGGCGCAATGCGCGCCTGTCGTGGAGAAGCTCGGCCGCACCGGCGGCTGCGACGCGCTGGAGTGGAATTGGCTCGGCACGGATGATCAGGGCCGCGACGTGCTGGCCCGGCTGATCTACGGTTTCCGCCTGTCGGTGCTGTTCGGCCTGATCCTCACGCTGATCTCGTCCGTCGTCGGCGTGGCGGCGGGCGCGGTGCAGGGCTATTTCGGCGGCTGGACCGACCTCATCTTCCAGCGGTTCATCGAGATATGGACCGCCATTCCGGCGCTCTATCTGCTGCTCATCATCTCCTCCATCCTCGCCCCCGGCTTCTGGGTGCTGCTCGGGATTCTGCTGCTGTTCTCCTGGGTGGCGCTTGTGGGGCTGGTGCGGGCGGAGTTCCTGCGCGCGCGCAACTTCGAATATGTGCAGGCGGCACGGGCGCTCGGCGTTTCCAACGCGGTGCTGATGTGGCGGCACATGCTGCCCAACGCGATGGTCGCGACGCTGACCATGCTGCCCTTCATCGTCTCCTCCTCGGTGATGACGCTCACCGCGCTGGATTTCCTCGGCTTCGGCCTGCCGCCCGGCTCGCCTTCGCTTGGCGAGTTGCTGGCGCAGGGCAAGGCCAATGTGCAGGCGCCCTGGCTTGGCCTCACCGGCTTCTTCACCCTCGCCATCATGCTGAGCCTGCTTATCTTCATCGGCGAAGCCGTGCGCGACGCCTTCGACCCGCGGAAGACCTTCCAGTGA
- a CDS encoding C40 family peptidase → MTFDPRLTPARPDLAARHLQGVVTAERFVEGTAGRIVHPTAPVRATPDPLAPLTTEALYGEAVTVYETTAEGWAWGQLDADSYVGWLPAEALAPAGPAPTHKVSALRTPVFPGPSIKLPPIDLLSFGSRLVIASTRGRFAVTAEGGFVFADHLVPLDAFEEDIVTVAARFLGAAYLWGGRSSLGLDCSGLVQAALTACGHACPRDTDMQEKAVGAEVVFSGDLGALRRGDLLYWPGHVGIVEDGATLLHATAHFMSVVREPLEPALARIEASGTPLRSVRRI, encoded by the coding sequence GTGACCTTCGATCCCCGCCTCACCCCTGCCCGGCCCGACCTCGCTGCGCGCCATCTCCAGGGCGTGGTGACGGCGGAGCGCTTCGTCGAGGGCACAGCCGGCCGCATCGTCCACCCGACCGCACCGGTACGCGCCACGCCGGACCCGCTGGCGCCCTTGACCACGGAAGCGCTCTATGGCGAGGCGGTGACGGTCTATGAGACCACTGCGGAGGGCTGGGCCTGGGGCCAACTCGACGCGGATTCCTATGTCGGCTGGCTCCCGGCCGAGGCGCTCGCGCCAGCCGGCCCGGCGCCGACGCATAAGGTGAGCGCACTGCGCACGCCGGTGTTTCCCGGCCCCTCGATCAAGCTGCCGCCGATCGACCTCCTGTCTTTTGGCAGCCGTCTCGTCATCGCGAGCACGCGGGGGCGTTTCGCAGTGACGGCCGAGGGCGGCTTCGTCTTCGCCGACCATCTCGTGCCGCTCGATGCCTTCGAAGAGGATATCGTCACGGTTGCCGCCCGCTTCCTCGGCGCCGCCTATCTCTGGGGCGGGCGCTCCAGCCTGGGGCTGGACTGTTCCGGCCTGGTGCAGGCGGCGCTCACCGCCTGCGGCCATGCCTGCCCGCGCGACACCGACATGCAGGAGAAAGCGGTAGGGGCAGAAGTGGTGTTCTCCGGCGATCTCGGCGCGTTGCGGCGCGGCGATCTGCTCTACTGGCCCGGCCATGTCGGCATCGTCGAGGACGGCGCGACGCTGCTGCACGCCACCGCGCATTTCATGTCCGTGGTGCGCGAACCGCTGGAACCGGCGCTGGCCCGTATTGAAGCGTCCGGCACGCCGCTGCGCAGCGTTCGGCGGATTTAG